The following proteins come from a genomic window of Streptomyces sp. NBC_01716:
- a CDS encoding class I SAM-dependent methyltransferase, translating to MSQDQAEHQHTERQTEWEPEATRRDSDGTESSRANRGWWNRNADDYQIEHGTFLGDDRFVWGPEGLDEVEAELLGPPESLKGLDVLEIGAGAAQCSRWLTKQGARPVALDLSHRQLQHALRIGDEVPLVEADAGALPFGDGSFDLACSAYGAIPFVADPVRVFREVRRVLRPGGRWVFSVTHPIRWAFPDEPGPEGLSVSASYFDRTPYVEQDERGHAMYVEHHRTVGDRVRDVVAGGFRLVDLVEPEWPAWNTQEWGGWSPLRGNLIPGSAIFVCVRD from the coding sequence ATGAGCCAAGACCAGGCAGAGCATCAGCACACGGAGCGTCAGACGGAGTGGGAGCCCGAGGCCACCCGGCGTGACAGTGACGGCACGGAGAGCAGCCGCGCCAACCGGGGCTGGTGGAACCGGAACGCGGACGACTATCAGATCGAGCACGGCACCTTCCTGGGCGACGACCGGTTCGTGTGGGGGCCCGAGGGGCTGGACGAGGTGGAGGCGGAGCTCCTGGGGCCGCCCGAGTCGCTCAAGGGCCTCGACGTCCTGGAGATCGGGGCGGGCGCGGCGCAGTGTTCGCGCTGGCTGACGAAGCAGGGGGCCCGTCCGGTGGCGCTCGACCTCTCGCACCGGCAGCTCCAGCACGCGCTGCGCATCGGCGACGAGGTGCCTCTTGTGGAGGCGGACGCGGGAGCGCTGCCCTTCGGTGACGGTTCCTTCGACCTGGCGTGCTCCGCGTACGGCGCGATCCCCTTCGTGGCCGATCCGGTGCGGGTGTTCCGCGAGGTGCGGCGGGTGCTGCGGCCGGGCGGGCGCTGGGTCTTCTCGGTCACGCACCCGATCCGCTGGGCGTTCCCCGACGAGCCCGGTCCCGAGGGCCTGTCGGTGTCCGCGTCGTACTTCGACCGCACGCCGTACGTGGAGCAGGACGAGCGGGGGCACGCGATGTACGTCGAGCACCACCGGACGGTGGGTGACCGGGTACGCGACGTGGTGGCGGGCGGTTTCCGGCTCGTCGACCTGGTGGAGCCGGAGTGGCCGGCCTGGAACACCCAGGAGTGGGGCGGCTGGTCGCCGCTGCGCGGGAATCTGATTCCGGGGTCGGCGATCTTCGTCTGCGTACGAGACTGA
- the rpsA gene encoding 30S ribosomal protein S1, whose amino-acid sequence MTSSTETTATTPQVAVNDIGNEEAFLAAIDETIKYFNDGDIVDGVIVKVDRDEVLLDIGYKTEGVIPSRELSIKHDVDPNEVVAVGDEIEALVLQKEDKEGRLILSKKRAQYERAWGTIEKIKEEDGIVTGTVIEVVKGGLILDIGLRGFLPASLVEMRRVRDLQPYVGKELEAKIIELDKNRNNVVLSRRAWLEQTQSEVRQTFLTTLQKGQVRSGVVSSIVNFGAFVDLGGVDGLVHVSELSWKHIDHPSEVVEVGQEVTVEVLDVDMDRERVSLSLKATQEDPWQQFARTHQIGQVVPGKVTKLVPFGAFVRVDEGIEGLVHISELAERHVEIPEQVVQVNDEIFVKVIDIDLERRRISLSLKQANEAFGGDPASVEFDPTLYGMAASYDDQGNYIYPEGFDPETNDWLEGFEAQREVWETQYAEAQTRFEQHQAQVIKSREADEAAAAEGAAAPAGAAPAASGGNGDGGGGGSYSSESQDNSGALASDEALAALREKLAGGQS is encoded by the coding sequence ATGACGAGCAGCACCGAGACCACCGCCACCACCCCGCAGGTTGCGGTCAACGACATCGGTAACGAGGAAGCATTCCTCGCCGCGATCGACGAGACGATCAAGTACTTCAACGACGGCGACATCGTCGACGGCGTCATCGTGAAGGTCGACCGGGACGAGGTCCTGCTCGACATCGGTTACAAGACCGAAGGCGTCATCCCGTCCCGCGAGCTTTCGATCAAGCACGACGTCGACCCCAACGAGGTCGTCGCCGTGGGCGATGAGATCGAGGCCCTCGTTCTCCAGAAGGAGGACAAGGAAGGCCGGCTCATCCTGTCCAAGAAGCGCGCGCAGTACGAGCGCGCCTGGGGCACGATCGAGAAGATCAAGGAAGAGGACGGCATCGTCACCGGCACCGTCATCGAGGTCGTCAAGGGTGGACTCATCCTCGACATCGGCCTCCGTGGCTTCCTGCCGGCATCTCTCGTCGAGATGCGCCGCGTCCGCGACCTCCAGCCCTACGTGGGCAAGGAGCTCGAAGCCAAGATCATCGAGCTGGACAAGAACCGCAACAACGTGGTCCTGTCCCGCCGTGCCTGGCTGGAGCAGACGCAGAGCGAGGTTCGCCAGACCTTCCTCACGACCCTGCAGAAGGGCCAGGTCCGCTCCGGCGTCGTTTCCTCGATCGTCAACTTCGGTGCGTTCGTGGACCTCGGCGGTGTCGACGGTCTCGTGCACGTCTCCGAGCTCTCCTGGAAGCACATCGACCACCCCTCCGAGGTTGTCGAGGTCGGCCAGGAAGTCACCGTCGAGGTTCTCGACGTGGACATGGACCGCGAGCGTGTCTCCCTGTCGCTCAAGGCGACGCAGGAAGACCCGTGGCAGCAGTTCGCCCGGACGCACCAGATCGGCCAGGTCGTTCCCGGCAAGGTCACCAAGCTCGTTCCGTTCGGTGCGTTCGTCCGCGTCGACGAGGGCATCGAGGGTCTGGTCCACATCTCCGAGCTGGCCGAGCGCCACGTGGAGATCCCGGAGCAGGTCGTCCAGGTCAACGACGAGATCTTCGTCAAGGTCATCGACATCGACCTGGAGCGCCGTCGCATCAGCCTCTCGCTGAAGCAGGCCAACGAGGCGTTCGGCGGTGACCCGGCCTCGGTCGAGTTCGACCCGACGCTGTACGGCATGGCTGCCTCGTACGACGACCAGGGCAACTACATCTACCCCGAGGGCTTCGACCCCGAGACCAACGACTGGCTCGAGGGCTTCGAGGCTCAGCGCGAGGTGTGGGAGACCCAGTACGCCGAGGCGCAGACCCGCTTCGAGCAGCACCAGGCGCAGGTCATCAAGTCCCGCGAGGCCGACGAGGCCGCCGCTGCCGAGGGCGCTGCCGCCCCGGCCGGCGCGGCTCCGGCCGCCTCCGGTGGCAACGGTGACGGTGGCGGCGGCGGTTCGTACTCCTCGGAGTCCCAGGACAACTCCGGCGCCCTGGCGTCGGACGAGGCCCTGGCCGCCCTGCGGGAGAAGCTGGCCGGTGGCCAGAGCTGA
- a CDS encoding PAC2 family protein produces MLDPQDLYEWEPKGLAVVDMALAQESAGLVMLYHFEGYIDAGETGDQIVENLLESLPHQVVARFDHDRLVDYRARRPLLTFRRDRWSGYETPALEVRLVQDATGAPFLLLSGPEPDVEWERFAAAVSQVVERLGVRLAVNFHGIPMGVPHTRPVGITPHGNRTDLMPGHRSPFDEAQVPGSAEALVEFRLMETGHDVLGVAAHVPHYVARSSYPDAALTALEAITAATGLVLPGVAHALRTEAQRTQTEIERQLGEGDEELVTMVQGLEHQYDAVSGAESRGNLVAEPVELPSADEIGLEFEKFLAEREGDS; encoded by the coding sequence GTGCTTGATCCGCAGGATTTGTACGAGTGGGAGCCCAAGGGCCTGGCAGTCGTCGACATGGCGCTCGCGCAGGAGTCCGCGGGCCTTGTCATGCTCTATCACTTCGAGGGCTACATCGACGCGGGTGAGACCGGCGACCAGATCGTCGAGAACCTGCTGGAGTCGCTGCCTCACCAGGTGGTGGCGCGCTTCGACCACGACAGGCTGGTCGACTACCGTGCCCGCCGCCCGCTGCTGACGTTCCGGCGCGACCGCTGGTCGGGCTACGAGACGCCGGCACTGGAGGTACGGCTCGTCCAGGACGCCACCGGCGCCCCGTTCCTGCTGCTGTCGGGACCCGAGCCGGACGTGGAGTGGGAGCGTTTCGCCGCGGCCGTCTCGCAGGTCGTCGAGCGCCTCGGCGTACGGCTGGCCGTCAACTTCCACGGCATCCCGATGGGCGTCCCGCACACGCGCCCCGTCGGCATCACCCCGCACGGCAACCGCACCGACCTCATGCCGGGCCATCGCAGCCCCTTCGACGAGGCCCAGGTGCCCGGCAGCGCCGAGGCGCTGGTCGAGTTCCGGCTGATGGAGACGGGCCACGACGTTCTCGGTGTGGCCGCGCACGTCCCGCACTACGTGGCGCGGTCCTCGTACCCGGACGCGGCGCTGACCGCGCTGGAGGCCATCACGGCGGCGACGGGACTCGTCCTGCCGGGCGTCGCGCACGCCCTCCGTACGGAGGCGCAGCGCACCCAGACCGAGATCGAGCGCCAGCTCGGCGAGGGGGACGAGGAGCTGGTGACGATGGTGCAGGGCCTTGAGCATCAGTACGACGCGGTGTCCGGGGCCGAGAGCAGGGGCAATCTGGTGGCCGAGCCGGTGGAGCTGCCGTCGGCGGACGAGATCGGGCTCGAATTCGAGAAGTTCCTTGCCGAGCGCGAGGGCGACTCCTGA
- the coaE gene encoding dephospho-CoA kinase, which translates to MLKVGLTGGIGAGKSEVSRLLVSYGAVLVDADKIAREAVEPGTPGLDAVVEAFGPGVLTADGRLDRPKLGSLVFSDSDRLATLNGIVHPLVRERSAELESAAGEDDIVVHDVPLLVENGLTGLFDLVVVVDASPETQLDRLVRLRGMAESDARSRMAAQATREQRTAAADLVVDNDGPLEKLEPRVREVWERLVERATADAPSDR; encoded by the coding sequence ATGCTGAAAGTGGGCCTGACCGGCGGAATCGGTGCCGGAAAGAGCGAAGTATCCCGACTGCTCGTCTCGTACGGCGCGGTGCTGGTGGACGCGGACAAGATCGCCAGAGAGGCCGTCGAGCCCGGGACTCCCGGGCTCGACGCCGTTGTCGAAGCCTTCGGGCCCGGTGTGCTCACCGCCGACGGGAGGCTCGACCGGCCGAAGCTCGGCTCGCTGGTCTTCTCCGACAGCGACAGGCTCGCCACCCTGAACGGCATCGTCCATCCCCTGGTCCGCGAGCGTTCGGCGGAGCTGGAGAGCGCGGCGGGGGAGGACGACATCGTCGTCCACGATGTGCCGCTCCTCGTCGAGAACGGGCTGACCGGGCTCTTCGACCTGGTCGTGGTCGTGGACGCGTCCCCCGAGACACAACTGGACCGGCTCGTACGGCTCCGGGGCATGGCCGAGTCCGACGCCAGGTCGCGGATGGCGGCGCAGGCCACCCGAGAGCAGCGCACCGCGGCCGCCGATCTGGTGGTCGACAACGACGGGCCGCTGGAGAAGCTGGAGCCGCGGGTCCGTGAGGTCTGGGAGCGGCTGGTCGAGCGGGCCACCGCCGACGCCCCCAGTGACCGCTGA
- a CDS encoding tetratricopeptide repeat protein, whose protein sequence is MPESPETHVIDYRAAEQLLAARDPRGAVKLLDSVIAAHPENTAARLLRARAFFAAAQLRPAELEFELVLEREPDNAFAHFALARTYERAGRPEHATKHFRLAAALDPNPEYLKAARFDSDD, encoded by the coding sequence GTGCCCGAGAGCCCGGAGACCCACGTCATCGACTACCGCGCGGCCGAGCAGCTGCTCGCCGCGCGCGACCCGCGCGGCGCGGTCAAGCTGCTGGACTCGGTGATCGCGGCGCATCCCGAGAACACGGCGGCCCGGCTGCTGCGCGCCCGCGCGTTCTTCGCCGCCGCCCAACTGCGTCCCGCCGAGCTGGAGTTCGAGCTGGTCCTGGAGCGTGAGCCGGACAACGCCTTCGCGCACTTCGCGCTGGCCCGTACCTATGAGCGGGCGGGGCGGCCCGAGCACGCGACGAAGCACTTCAGGCTCGCGGCGGCGCTCGACCCGAACCCCGAGTACCTCAAGGCGGCCCGTTTCGACTCCGACGACTGA
- a CDS encoding DUF6343 family protein: MRTGNEPVTARSPLRMRWWLSVWGLCWFTLGTVAFAIAGQPGWAAACGVLLLIVATDFVLVVRHMRQGSRYQPSRDVPPFEDHGQRRGGTTDERPWRWGKDSDRNDDLSRRSRNGPP, from the coding sequence ATGCGCACCGGAAATGAACCCGTCACCGCGCGCAGTCCGCTGCGGATGCGCTGGTGGCTGAGTGTCTGGGGGCTGTGCTGGTTCACCCTGGGCACGGTCGCCTTCGCGATCGCCGGCCAACCCGGCTGGGCCGCCGCCTGTGGGGTGCTGCTGCTGATCGTCGCCACGGACTTCGTGCTGGTCGTCCGCCATATGCGCCAGGGGTCCCGCTACCAGCCGAGCCGCGACGTACCGCCGTTCGAGGATCACGGCCAACGACGCGGCGGCACCACTGATGAGCGGCCCTGGAGATGGGGGAAGGACAGCGACCGGAACGACGACCTCAGTCGTCGGAGTCGAAACGGGCCGCCTTGA
- a CDS encoding DoxX family protein, which yields MSEATTTHVPDASAQLTSPSEVRSASTAGAVGEARGGLSRRTDIVVRTLQIVLALFMAIPSAGPKIIGHSVAAESFDEIGFGDWFMYLTGGLELAGAVALVVPILSGASAIALIGLMIGAFITQVTVFDGQNALTPVILLVLFAVVAWVRRQKTVELVALVRRRV from the coding sequence ATGTCCGAGGCTACGACCACTCACGTGCCGGATGCATCCGCGCAGCTCACGTCGCCTTCCGAAGTCCGGTCCGCTTCCACGGCCGGTGCCGTCGGCGAGGCTCGGGGCGGGCTCTCGCGCCGTACGGACATCGTGGTCCGTACGCTCCAGATCGTCCTCGCGCTGTTCATGGCGATCCCGAGCGCCGGGCCCAAGATCATCGGCCACTCGGTGGCGGCCGAGTCGTTCGACGAGATCGGCTTCGGCGACTGGTTCATGTATCTGACCGGGGGCCTTGAGCTGGCCGGCGCCGTCGCGCTGGTCGTTCCGATCCTCTCGGGAGCCTCCGCGATCGCGCTCATCGGCCTGATGATCGGCGCCTTCATCACCCAGGTGACCGTCTTCGACGGTCAGAACGCGCTGACGCCGGTGATCCTTCTCGTCCTCTTCGCGGTGGTCGCGTGGGTGCGGCGGCAGAAGACCGTGGAACTCGTCGCCCTGGTGCGCCGGCGGGTCTGA
- a CDS encoding DEAD/DEAH box helicase: MARHALDDALPTVRAASVVLEDTGRDVDTNVGTHAAGSATPPARCAVVFLPAGLPREGRVAFWVPEGEPPAEGDFTTGDLTVVVPADHHDPGDGDGSGGPHTDVATRVVRALLMPVADAVPLLVRARSDASAHPSAACWGAAALHALHLAARGQLLPGLTASDHDAWRAGPLDADDIAQLRAIAAAMPYEAHAVPLPGPLPLRLPEPEALVRAFLDAVADALPRTPAAAFAAGAPFAARAAQHLPHARSWAAEAAAGMDAGVRVSLRLDLSAYELFDSSSPRETPEESGTERRAGAALVQIHSLADPTLVMDAAQLWAGDGDDLFGPRARIDALLALRRAARVWPPLARLLEHDVPAVLPLSEDELYELLGPGAASLAAAGVAVHWPRELARTLSAAAVVRSAPGSATDGTPFFDSTELLKFNWQLALDGDPLSEAEMDALAESHRPIVRLRDQWVVIDPDLVRKARKRELGLLDPVDALAVALTGSAEVEGETVDAVPTGALAVLRDRLVAGSAAVPQPAALDATLRDYQLRGLAWLDLMTSLGLGGCLADDMGLGKTITVIALHLHRARPVPTLVVCPASLLGNWQREITRFAPGVPVHRFHGSGRTLDGVTDGFVLTTYGTMRGSAPELAAHTWGMVVADEAQHVKNPFSSTAKALRTIPSPARVALTGTPVENNLSELWALLDWTTPGLLGPLKSFRARHARVVENVEHAGSAGTTASDEAVERLSRLVRPFLLRRKKSDPGIVPELPPKTESDHPVPLTREQASLYEAVVRETMGAIESAEGIARRGLVMKLLTALKQICNHPAQYLKEDRTRLTGRSGKLALLDELLDTILTEDGSVLVFTQYVSMARLLAAHLTSRAIPSQLLHGGTPVAERERMVDRFQSGEVPVFLLSLKAAGTGLNLTRAGHVVHYDRWWNPAVEEQATDRAYRIGQTRPVQVHRLIAEGTVEDRIAEMLDAKRALADAVLGSGEGALTELTDRELADLVSLRRPS; encoded by the coding sequence ATGGCGCGACACGCGTTGGACGACGCGCTGCCGACTGTCCGGGCCGCTTCGGTCGTTCTTGAGGACACCGGCAGGGACGTGGACACGAACGTCGGCACCCACGCCGCCGGCTCCGCGACACCGCCGGCCCGCTGCGCGGTGGTCTTCCTGCCCGCGGGCCTGCCCCGTGAGGGACGTGTCGCGTTCTGGGTGCCGGAGGGGGAGCCGCCCGCCGAGGGCGACTTCACCACGGGCGATCTCACGGTCGTGGTCCCGGCCGACCACCATGATCCCGGCGACGGGGACGGCTCCGGCGGTCCGCACACGGACGTGGCGACCCGCGTCGTACGCGCCCTGCTCATGCCCGTCGCCGACGCCGTGCCCCTGCTGGTCCGTGCCCGCTCCGACGCCTCGGCCCATCCCTCGGCCGCCTGCTGGGGCGCAGCCGCCCTGCACGCACTCCACCTGGCGGCCCGTGGCCAGCTGCTGCCCGGCCTCACGGCCTCCGACCACGACGCCTGGCGCGCGGGCCCGCTCGACGCGGACGACATCGCCCAGTTGCGGGCCATCGCCGCCGCCATGCCGTACGAGGCGCACGCCGTCCCGCTGCCCGGTCCGCTCCCGCTGCGGCTGCCCGAGCCGGAGGCGCTGGTGCGGGCCTTCCTCGACGCGGTCGCGGACGCCCTGCCCCGCACGCCCGCCGCCGCGTTCGCCGCGGGCGCGCCCTTCGCCGCGCGGGCCGCGCAGCATCTGCCCCACGCCCGCTCCTGGGCGGCCGAAGCGGCGGCGGGTATGGACGCCGGGGTGCGCGTATCGCTGCGCCTCGACCTGTCCGCGTACGAGCTGTTCGACTCCTCGTCCCCGCGGGAGACCCCGGAGGAGTCCGGCACCGAGCGGCGTGCCGGGGCCGCCCTCGTCCAGATCCACAGCCTCGCCGACCCGACGCTCGTCATGGACGCGGCTCAGCTCTGGGCGGGCGACGGCGACGACCTCTTCGGCCCGCGCGCCCGGATCGACGCCCTGCTCGCGCTGCGCCGCGCCGCGCGCGTCTGGCCGCCGCTCGCCAGGCTGCTGGAGCACGACGTCCCCGCCGTGCTGCCGCTCTCCGAGGACGAGCTGTACGAACTGCTCGGTCCGGGCGCCGCGAGTCTCGCCGCCGCCGGAGTGGCCGTCCACTGGCCGCGTGAGCTGGCGCGTACGCTCTCGGCCGCCGCCGTCGTACGTTCCGCGCCCGGCTCGGCCACCGACGGCACACCCTTCTTCGACAGCACCGAACTGCTCAAGTTCAACTGGCAGTTGGCGCTCGACGGCGATCCGCTCAGCGAGGCGGAAATGGACGCGCTCGCCGAATCGCACCGGCCGATCGTGCGGCTGCGCGACCAGTGGGTGGTGATCGACCCCGACCTCGTGAGGAAGGCGCGCAAGCGGGAGCTGGGCCTGCTCGACCCGGTCGACGCGCTGGCCGTCGCCCTCACCGGCTCGGCCGAGGTCGAGGGCGAGACGGTCGACGCCGTCCCGACTGGCGCGCTGGCGGTCCTGCGTGACCGGCTCGTCGCCGGCTCGGCGGCCGTCCCGCAGCCCGCAGCCCTGGACGCCACCCTGCGCGACTACCAGCTGCGCGGTCTCGCCTGGCTCGACCTGATGACGTCACTCGGTCTCGGCGGCTGTCTCGCCGACGACATGGGCCTCGGCAAGACGATCACCGTCATCGCGCTCCATCTGCACCGCGCACGCCCGGTCCCCACACTCGTCGTCTGCCCCGCCTCGCTCCTCGGCAACTGGCAGCGGGAGATCACCCGCTTCGCGCCCGGCGTCCCCGTCCACCGTTTCCACGGCTCCGGCCGCACGCTCGACGGCGTGACGGACGGGTTCGTCCTCACCACGTACGGCACGATGCGCGGCAGCGCGCCCGAACTGGCCGCCCACACCTGGGGGATGGTCGTCGCCGACGAGGCCCAGCATGTCAAGAACCCGTTCTCCTCCACGGCCAAGGCCCTGCGCACGATCCCCTCGCCCGCCCGCGTCGCCCTGACCGGTACCCCGGTGGAGAACAACCTCTCCGAGCTGTGGGCACTCCTCGACTGGACGACCCCCGGACTCCTCGGCCCGCTCAAGTCCTTCCGCGCCCGCCACGCGCGCGTCGTGGAGAACGTGGAACACGCGGGGTCGGCGGGCACCACCGCGAGCGACGAGGCGGTGGAACGGCTCTCCCGGCTGGTCCGCCCCTTCCTGCTGCGCCGCAAGAAGTCCGACCCCGGCATCGTGCCCGAGCTGCCGCCCAAGACGGAGAGCGACCATCCCGTGCCGCTCACCCGCGAACAGGCCTCTCTCTACGAGGCCGTCGTCCGCGAGACGATGGGCGCCATCGAGAGCGCCGAAGGCATCGCGAGGCGCGGTCTCGTCATGAAGCTGCTCACCGCGCTCAAACAGATCTGCAACCATCCGGCGCAGTATCTGAAGGAGGACCGGACCAGACTCACCGGCCGCTCCGGCAAGCTCGCCCTGCTCGACGAACTGCTCGACACGATCCTGACCGAGGACGGCTCGGTCCTGGTCTTCACGCAGTACGTGTCGATGGCGCGGCTCCTCGCCGCGCATCTCACCTCCCGCGCGATCCCGTCCCAACTCCTGCACGGCGGCACGCCCGTGGCGGAGCGCGAGCGGATGGTGGACCGGTTCCAGTCCGGCGAGGTGCCCGTCTTCCTGCTGTCGCTCAAGGCGGCGGGCACCGGCCTCAACCTCACCCGGGCCGGCCATGTCGTGCACTACGACCGCTGGTGGAATCCGGCCGTCGAGGAGCAGGCCACCGACCGTGCGTACCGCATCGGCCAGACCCGGCCCGTGCAGGTCCACCGGCTGATCGCGGAGGGCACGGTGGAGGACCGGATCGCCGAGATGCTCGACGCCAAGCGCGCCCTGGCCGACGCCGTCCTGGGCTCGGGCGAAGGAGCCCTCACCGAGCTGACCGACCGTGAACTGGCCGATCTGGTCTCGCTCCGGAGGCCGTCATGA
- a CDS encoding SWIM zinc finger family protein, producing MTAPRVPRHDDRRRTFPALPRRPRAAGEGDFATSWWGNAWVESMADSALDPARLRRGRAYADGGHVDAITVTPGRVMAYVHGSRPRPYRTEIRLRTLGDGDWESLLDTAAARPDHIAALLDKDMPQALAATADLLPTAGDLTPDCSCPDDGFPCKHAAALCYQTARLLDEDPFVLFLMRGRGEHEILADLTRRNATRSAAERGTAAPPMPTVDAAAAVTPHPLGTLPPPFPLPPNPGRPPVYPHTPGAPDPLALDLLATEAAARAHTFLATGIDPVAGLTPWQDAVRLAAAHPGSGLTASTRALYRDLASGTDHTPTDLSRAVAAWRQGGLAGLAVLEDPWDPPAGPFDRARPALIAADFSHFRPWRNRLSERSLQLRFGRDGLWYGYESDPDQEDWWPRGTPDTDPVGALTALLGR from the coding sequence ATGACCGCGCCGCGCGTCCCCCGGCACGACGACCGCCGCCGTACGTTCCCCGCCCTGCCGCGACGGCCCCGGGCTGCGGGCGAGGGCGACTTCGCCACCAGCTGGTGGGGCAACGCCTGGGTGGAGTCCATGGCGGACTCCGCGCTCGACCCGGCCCGGCTGCGCCGCGGGCGCGCCTACGCGGACGGCGGGCACGTGGACGCGATCACGGTCACCCCGGGACGGGTGATGGCGTACGTGCACGGCTCCCGGCCGCGCCCGTACCGTACCGAGATCCGCCTGCGCACCCTCGGCGACGGCGACTGGGAAAGTCTCCTCGACACCGCCGCTGCCCGCCCGGACCATATCGCCGCCCTTCTCGACAAGGACATGCCGCAGGCGCTGGCCGCCACGGCGGACCTGCTGCCCACCGCGGGGGATCTGACCCCCGACTGCTCCTGTCCCGACGACGGATTCCCGTGCAAGCACGCGGCGGCGCTCTGCTACCAGACGGCGCGGTTGCTCGACGAGGACCCGTTCGTGCTGTTCCTGATGCGCGGACGGGGCGAGCACGAGATCCTCGCCGACCTGACCCGCCGCAACGCCACCCGCTCCGCCGCCGAACGCGGCACGGCCGCACCGCCCATGCCCACGGTCGACGCGGCAGCGGCGGTGACCCCCCACCCGCTGGGGACCCTGCCGCCGCCCTTCCCGCTGCCCCCCAACCCGGGCCGCCCGCCGGTCTATCCGCACACACCCGGCGCCCCCGACCCACTGGCGCTCGACCTGCTCGCCACGGAGGCGGCGGCCCGCGCGCACACGTTCCTCGCGACCGGTATCGACCCCGTCGCCGGCCTCACCCCCTGGCAGGACGCCGTCCGCCTGGCCGCCGCCCACCCGGGCTCCGGCCTCACCGCCTCCACCCGCGCTCTCTACCGCGACCTTGCGTCGGGCACCGACCACACCCCCACGGACCTGTCACGCGCCGTCGCCGCCTGGCGCCAGGGCGGCCTCGCGGGCCTGGCCGTCCTGGAAGACCCCTGGGACCCACCCGCCGGCCCCTTCGACCGGGCCCGCCCCGCCCTGATCGCGGCCGACTTCTCCCACTTCCGCCCCTGGCGCAACCGTCTCTCCGAGCGCTCGCTCCAACTCCGCTTCGGCCGCGACGGCCTCTGGTACGGCTACGAATCGGACCCCGACCAGGAAGACTGGTGGCCCCGCGGCACCCCGGACACGGACCCGGTGGGCGCACTGACAGCCCTGCTCGGACGGTGA
- a CDS encoding S1 family peptidase, translated as MRRKTVVSTGLSALLLVGTWAAAGLAPASAATPDSASTSMSASASASKAAPAASAGLLTAMQEEFGLTKTQAVARLAAEKTATAIDGKAQKVAGASYGGSWFSAADNKLTVAITDDNKAAAVRATGATVKLVKHSERALDATMKRIDALSAPAGVSSWRVDPKTNRVVVNVLASESGDKAVAGFVAKAKKAGPVTVAETTQAPTTFAAGTVGGDPYYTGNVRCSIGFSVHGGFVTAGHCGPRGQSVRGWDNSAIGNFQGSSFPGNDYAWVNVANGWWTVPVVLGWGTISDQLVRGSNAAPIGASICRSGSTTHWHCGNVLGKNETVNYAQGAVHQMTKTSVCAEGGDSGGSFLSGDQAQGVTSGGWGNCSGGGETWFQPINEILSTYGLTLHTA; from the coding sequence TTGAGACGCAAGACAGTTGTAAGCACCGGTCTGTCCGCACTCCTCCTCGTCGGCACCTGGGCGGCGGCCGGGCTCGCGCCCGCGTCGGCCGCCACTCCCGACTCGGCCTCGACATCGATGTCAGCTTCGGCGTCAGCATCGAAGGCGGCGCCCGCCGCGTCCGCCGGCCTGCTCACCGCCATGCAGGAAGAATTCGGTCTGACGAAGACTCAGGCCGTGGCGCGGCTCGCCGCCGAGAAGACGGCGACCGCCATCGACGGCAAGGCGCAGAAGGTGGCGGGAGCGTCGTACGGCGGCTCCTGGTTCAGCGCGGCCGACAACAAGCTCACCGTCGCCATCACCGACGACAACAAGGCCGCCGCCGTGCGCGCGACAGGCGCCACGGTCAAGCTCGTGAAGCACAGCGAGCGGGCCCTCGACGCGACCATGAAGCGCATCGACGCGCTCTCCGCGCCGGCCGGCGTCAGCAGCTGGCGCGTCGACCCGAAGACCAACCGGGTCGTGGTGAACGTCCTGGCGTCCGAGAGCGGCGACAAGGCCGTCGCCGGATTCGTCGCCAAGGCCAAGAAGGCCGGTCCGGTGACCGTCGCCGAGACGACCCAGGCCCCGACCACGTTCGCCGCGGGCACCGTGGGCGGTGACCCGTACTACACGGGCAACGTCCGCTGTTCCATAGGCTTCTCGGTGCACGGCGGCTTCGTCACCGCCGGTCACTGCGGCCCGCGCGGCCAGTCCGTGCGCGGCTGGGACAACTCCGCCATCGGCAACTTCCAGGGCTCGTCCTTCCCCGGCAACGACTACGCCTGGGTGAACGTCGCCAACGGCTGGTGGACCGTGCCCGTCGTCCTCGGCTGGGGCACCATCTCGGACCAGCTGGTGCGCGGCTCGAACGCGGCCCCCATCGGCGCCTCGATCTGCCGCTCCGGCTCCACGACGCACTGGCACTGCGGCAACGTCCTCGGCAAGAACGAGACGGTCAACTACGCCCAGGGCGCCGTCCACCAGATGACCAAGACCAGCGTCTGCGCGGAGGGCGGCGACTCGGGCGGCTCGTTCCTCAGCGGCGACCAGGCCCAGGGCGTGACGTCCGGCGGCTGGGGCAACTGCAGCGGCGGCGGCGAGACCTGGTTCCAGCCGATCAACGAAATCCTCAGCACCTACGGCCTGACGCTCCACACCGCCTGA